A single genomic interval of Balaenoptera musculus isolate JJ_BM4_2016_0621 chromosome 14, mBalMus1.pri.v3, whole genome shotgun sequence harbors:
- the LOC118880085 gene encoding 40S ribosomal protein S27-like: MDVKCPGCYRITTVFSHAQTVVLCVGCSTVLCQLMGGKARLTGGCSCRRKHH, encoded by the coding sequence ATGGATGTAAAATGTCCAGGTTGCTACAGGATTACCACAGTTTTCAGCCATGCTCAGACAGTGGTGCTTTGTGTTGGTTGTTCAACAGTGTTGTGCCAGCTGATGGGAGGAAAGGCCAGACTCACAGGAGGGTGTTCGTGTAGAAGAAAGCACCACTAA